The following are from one region of the Paenibacillus sp. JZ16 genome:
- a CDS encoding MFS transporter — MNDERASRAGPREWIGLIVLSLPTLLLALDFTMLHLALPHLAADLKPSSVQQLWILDIYGFMIAGFLITMGTLGDRIGRRKLLLIGAFAFGVASIVAAFSTSAGMLIVTRALLGISGATLMPSTLALISNMFKDSKQRATAISVWMVCFSSGAVIGPAVGGILLEYFWWGSVFLLGVPVMLLLLVTGPWLLPEYRNSESKKLDPISVILSFGSLLPLIYGLKDMAKEGISFLAALLSIIGLSIGYWFVRRQKRLKDPLLDLGLFAYRGFSWSLIMMLMGSLIVGGFVFLFTQYLQMVEGLSPVEAGLWMMPYAAGSIIGILAAPILARRFPSSHLIASGLLISSVGYLMVIWTDTSWGMLIPILGSVLLLMGVGPLQVLSMDLIIGSAPPEKAGAASSLSETSGELGMALGIAVMGSIGTVIYRNRMNVPDGIPNEAAESASDTLAAAMNAAEQLPAALADEIQMLAQAAFASGFQVVGILSSVLLIGIAVISMASLRDKSPIKGNE; from the coding sequence ATGAATGACGAACGGGCTTCACGTGCGGGACCGCGGGAGTGGATCGGACTGATCGTGCTCAGTTTGCCCACATTGCTATTAGCCCTTGATTTCACAATGCTGCATTTGGCTCTTCCGCATTTGGCTGCGGATCTTAAGCCGAGCAGTGTGCAGCAACTGTGGATTCTTGACATATACGGCTTCATGATTGCCGGGTTTCTGATTACAATGGGGACGCTCGGTGATCGGATCGGAAGGAGAAAACTACTTCTAATTGGCGCCTTTGCATTTGGCGTTGCCTCAATCGTAGCCGCGTTCTCCACCAGTGCTGGCATGCTGATTGTCACCCGTGCACTGCTCGGTATATCCGGCGCTACCTTGATGCCATCTACGCTTGCACTGATCAGTAATATGTTTAAGGATTCAAAGCAAAGGGCGACAGCTATTAGCGTGTGGATGGTTTGCTTCTCAAGCGGGGCTGTGATCGGCCCGGCCGTAGGAGGAATACTGCTTGAATATTTTTGGTGGGGCTCAGTATTTCTCCTTGGCGTTCCCGTCATGCTTCTCCTGCTTGTGACGGGGCCGTGGCTCCTGCCTGAATACCGCAATTCTGAATCCAAGAAGCTGGACCCCATTAGCGTTATATTGTCGTTTGGCTCGCTTCTCCCCTTGATTTACGGTCTTAAGGACATGGCCAAGGAAGGCATCAGTTTCCTAGCAGCGCTATTATCGATCATTGGTCTCAGTATCGGCTATTGGTTTGTCAGACGGCAAAAAAGGCTGAAAGATCCGCTGCTCGACTTGGGATTGTTCGCATACCGTGGGTTTAGCTGGTCGCTAATCATGATGCTGATGGGTTCGTTGATCGTTGGGGGATTTGTCTTTCTGTTTACTCAGTATTTGCAGATGGTGGAAGGACTTTCTCCGGTGGAAGCAGGTCTGTGGATGATGCCTTATGCCGCCGGCAGCATTATTGGTATATTGGCAGCGCCGATCTTAGCACGAAGGTTTCCCTCATCACATCTCATCGCCTCTGGTTTATTGATCTCATCAGTCGGTTATCTCATGGTCATATGGACGGATACGTCATGGGGAATGTTAATCCCCATCCTCGGCAGCGTTCTTCTGCTGATGGGAGTGGGTCCTCTTCAAGTCTTAAGCATGGACCTTATTATCGGGTCAGCACCGCCAGAGAAAGCAGGAGCAGCATCTTCCTTGTCGGAAACAAGCGGCGAGCTTGGGATGGCACTTGGTATCGCTGTGATGGGGAGTATAGGTACAGTTATTTATCGCAATCGGATGAATGTTCCTGACGGTATTCCGAATGAAGCGGCAGAATCGGCCAGTGATACATTGGCTGCTGCTATGAATGCAGCGGAACAGCTACCTGCAGCGCTTGCCGATGAGATCCAAATGTTAGCTCAAGCGGCATTTGCGTCCGGATTTCAAGTCGTTGGCATTCTGAGCTCCGTTCTATTGATAGGAATCGCAGTAATTTCAATGGCTTCCCTCCGTGATAAAAGCCCTATCAAGGGAAATGAATGA
- a CDS encoding NmrA family NAD(P)-binding protein: MTILVTGATGKVGRQVVNELLKTGHRVKALSRYPASATLPAGVEVVAGDLSKPDSLVPALRGVTGLHLITTGAGYVPLTTGEEIIRIAEAAGVKRVSVLWDGKKGTVEEALESSNLEWTQLQPVDYMSNVMNWRESIRTEGVVRDMFGDSLNASIHEQDIGRVAAAVLSEDVHVGKIYPLTGPEALTVPDKVQILSHYIGKAVKFIQLTEEQERKRMAELGVDEGVIDYVINWYKNPPIEAYTVNQTVEQITGRPARTFAEWAEEHASYFKW; the protein is encoded by the coding sequence ATGACCATATTAGTTACAGGTGCGACAGGAAAAGTTGGTCGACAGGTGGTAAATGAGCTGCTTAAGACTGGACATCGCGTCAAAGCGCTCAGCCGCTATCCGGCATCAGCCACATTACCTGCTGGCGTAGAAGTGGTTGCTGGTGATCTGAGTAAGCCCGACTCGCTGGTTCCAGCGTTACGGGGTGTGACCGGCCTCCATTTAATCACGACAGGAGCAGGCTACGTCCCGCTTACGACAGGGGAGGAGATTATTCGAATCGCGGAGGCTGCCGGAGTAAAGCGCGTCAGCGTATTGTGGGACGGAAAGAAAGGGACGGTGGAGGAAGCACTAGAATCGAGTAATCTGGAATGGACCCAGCTGCAGCCGGTCGATTACATGTCCAATGTTATGAACTGGAGAGAATCGATACGAACAGAGGGTGTAGTACGCGATATGTTTGGTGATTCGTTAAATGCTTCGATTCATGAGCAGGATATCGGACGGGTGGCTGCAGCGGTCCTGTCGGAGGACGTTCATGTGGGCAAGATTTATCCCCTAACCGGTCCCGAGGCGCTAACGGTTCCTGACAAGGTGCAGATTCTTAGTCACTATATCGGTAAAGCTGTAAAGTTTATTCAGTTAACCGAAGAGCAGGAGCGTAAACGAATGGCCGAACTTGGAGTCGATGAGGGTGTCATCGATTACGTCATCAACTGGTACAAGAATCCACCGATCGAAGCATATACCGTCAATCAAACGGTTGAACAGATCACAGGACGTCCTGCAAGAACGTTTGCCGAGTGGGCGGAAGAGCACGCAAGTTACTTCAAATGGTAA
- a CDS encoding response regulator, with amino-acid sequence MKIKVLIVDDHLVVLRGLRYFLQTQPMIEIVDQALNGLEALDKVEKLQPDVVLMDLKMPEMDGVEATKRITNKFPHTKVIILTSFADRDSVLPAIKAGAIGYQLKDIEPKVLVETIIAAVNGNRMLHPQVTNQLIAHVATDTEPVKGIDILTIREQHVLEQITLGRSNKEIAAELHITEKTVKTHITHILGKMEVQDRTQAALYAIRNHWFDT; translated from the coding sequence ATGAAGATTAAAGTGCTAATCGTTGATGATCATCTCGTTGTATTAAGGGGGTTGCGTTATTTTCTGCAGACACAGCCCATGATCGAAATCGTAGATCAAGCTCTTAACGGGCTAGAGGCTCTGGATAAGGTAGAGAAGCTGCAGCCTGATGTGGTCCTGATGGATCTGAAGATGCCGGAGATGGACGGAGTCGAAGCCACGAAGCGAATCACAAACAAGTTTCCACATACGAAAGTTATCATTCTTACCAGTTTTGCCGATCGGGATTCGGTTTTGCCGGCGATTAAAGCGGGAGCTATTGGATATCAACTGAAGGATATCGAGCCTAAAGTGCTGGTCGAAACCATCATCGCTGCCGTAAACGGAAATCGCATGCTTCATCCTCAGGTAACGAATCAATTAATTGCCCATGTGGCGACAGATACCGAGCCTGTTAAAGGCATCGACATTCTGACTATTCGTGAGCAGCATGTACTTGAACAGATTACGCTCGGCAGGAGTAACAAAGAAATCGCTGCAGAACTACATATTACCGAGAAAACGGTAAAGACGCATATCACGCATATTCTGGGAAAAATGGAGGTGCAGGATCGCACCCAGGCGGCCTTGTACGCGATAAGGAACCATTGGTTCGACACATAA